The genomic region ccgagacaacctaatccaaggtatgccaatgctgctcatgtggatgaatcaatacctattgagccttctacttatgaagaagcagcgcaaagtcgagaatggcagaaagcgatggaagaagaaattaatgcactaaaagaaaatcagacatggagtttagttccaaagccaaaagatgtaaaaccaatatcttgtaaatgggtttacaaggtgaagactcgatcagatggctccgttgaaaggtataaagctcgacttgtttctagaggtttttctcaacaatatgggctggattatgaagaaatgtttagtccagtggcgaagatcacaacaattcgagctctactagctttagccgctagcaaatcttggaagctgtggcagatggatgtcaagaacgctttcttacatggagaacttgacaaaaacatttatatggagcaaccaagaggctttgagaacaagttccatcctgaccatgtctgcaaattaaagaaggcactatatggcttgaagcaggctccaagagcttggtactggaaaattggtgagttcttggtacaaagtggttttacagttgctccttcagattctagtttatttgtgaaacaagatcaaggaaaagtagccatagtgctagtatatgtggatgacttaattatCACAGGAGATCATTATGAGGAGATTCAAAGAACAAGGGAGAATctttctatcagatttcatatgaaggagcttggacaactcaaacattttcttggactcgaaatagagcagcaaagagaaggattatttttggaacaacagaaatatgcgcgtgatcttttacaaaagtacgggatgcttaattgcaaacccatCTCAACTCCTATGGAGCCGAATATAAAACTacaagcagatgaaggaaaaagtcttcaagatgttaccatgtatcgaaagatggtcgaaagtcttatttatctcacactaagccggccagacatatcatatgcagttggagtggttagtcgatacatgagcaatccgaagaagcctcaccttgatgttgtatgacgcatcttaaggtatgttaaaagcactatcaactttggtattttatacaagaaaataaaagaatgtcatgtgactggatattgtgacgccgattacgctggagactatgatacacggcggtcaacaactggatacatgtttagtcttggatcaggagtaatatcatggtgcagcaagagacaaccaactgtatccttatcaagcactgaagcagaatatcggtcGACAGCATCaacaacacaagaaattacttggttgaagcaactaatggaagatcttcatcaatcaaccgattatcaagtaaaacttttctgcgataatctatcagctattcgattagcagagaatccagtcttccatgcaagaacaaaacatatagaagtgcactatcattatgttcgcgagaaggtccttgaagggaaaatcaagatgatgccaacaaagacagatgaacaggttgcagatatattcaccaagagcctaagtaaaccgatgTTTACAAAATTTAGAGAAgtacttggaatggtctgcaagacatcgttggaagaaaatttgcattgagggggagtgttaaaatacaatgcaaatttggtattagtagatgtatatatgtaaaatatctagatattaatatgtataagaaaatatctagaatttagaatatggtaggaaaaatctagaaatatttgataggaaaaatctagatatttgtatgtgtagaaaatatctagatatttatccatggaaatatctagtttctagaatgttccttagggtagtataaatatgggtgatgattagttcatttgtgtaaggtgtgagtaAGTTGCAAGAGTGAAGTAGAggtgtgagagttgtgaggaagtaagaagagttgagttagagaagagaaaacttataagtaagtaatattgtaattgtattttgtattaataaaagtgttctttgttaagtttcccggttaagccttagtttgtgtttaagttcttaatgCACTTGTGTTATTCTTGTTATATGGTCGGCTctaccgcctaagtgatatatggtcggttataccgcctgaatgatatatggtcgacactgtcgcccaagcattattgtgcactaaggattcataaaattaaaggctaaccaacgtcagaGTGTTGGTATATTGAGTGTAGTAtaatctaggtcctctatagtgggtgtgttgggctcgtcgaagcttccaacaacaaAGATCAACGTTATATAAAAAAAAGTGTATAATCGCTTTAATCTACCTTGTAACTGTTGTAAATCCTGCTGTTTTTTTACCAATGGAAGAAAAGAATCAGATATTAAAAGGAGAGGTTTTATTTAACAGAAAAATGGATCTGGTGACCTGAGTGCAACACGAAATGAGTTTTGCTTTGGCCTGATGGTCATGTTTGGGTGGTGGACTTGCTTGTATGCTGGTATCTGGTGCCAAAATGAGTAGGTGATCAACTTTTGGGAACATCATAACTCTTGCCGCTCTTATCAGGGGCGGACCTACAGCTACCATTGTGGTAGCACTTGCCACCACTCAAAAAAGCCCATGTAGTGTAAAAAATTTTGGGCTATTAAAGAGTGTAACCATTGGATTATTTGTTGTGCAACCTCTAAGCCCATTTAAACATATTTTAAGCCTACTAACTCTCAAACAAATTGTACGCATATTATAATCACTCGTCAATTCGTCATTCATAAGCAATTGCAGACCCTCTTGTTCGTCATCTGATTTCTCTTTCAACTACAAGACAACATCAGGTATTTTTTATAATCTTCTATCTTATAATTCTAATTTAACATTTAATTTAAAGATTATAAACCTTTTAATTATATAACTTTATGCTGTGTAATCTATCTTCTTTCAATTATTTTAGGGTTTAAAATTTTGCTTGtttattaatctatataaattGCAAAAGTGAATAACAGCACTTGCACAATGAAATAGAATAGATAATCAGTAGCTTCTATTCTTATATTGTTGTGCAATTTTATAGTGGCCATGAATTTTGTAAATTGGATTATATTACAGATTCATCTAATTGATTCACTTTAGCTAACAGTTATGACTTGTGTAGTTAACtagtaatttatttttgtataattgAATTTACGCACTTTACCTAAAAATTACTAGCAATTTACAGGTTTAATGAAAAGATATTTCAAAAGAAATATATCATCGGTTGATGGAGAAACTTCAAGTCAATACATTTCACAACCTAGCTTGGCACCTTCAATGCCCATAAAAATCGATATAATTGATCTTCCATCGGAACCCGCTAATAGAAAAAGAATTTTAGACTATGATCCTAATCAAAGAGAAGAAATAAAAAGACTATATTGGCAAAGAGGACCATGTCAACCGGGTGGTCATTTGTTTCCACAAAAAGTAATAGGCTCAAAGGAAAGATGTTTTGTGTTTACTTGGTTTAAAGAATATCATTGGTTGGAGTATAGTGTAAAGGCGGACAAAGTTTATTGTTTGTGTTGTTATTTGTTTAGAGATATAGTAGGAAATCAAGGTGGAAGTGAAACATTTGTGTCTTCCGGATTTAGCATCTGGAGTAAAAAGAAGAGATTTGATACTCATGTTGGTGATATTACTAGCTTTCACCATAGAGCACTCCAAAAATGTGAAGATTTAATGAAACCAAAACAATCTATTGCTTATGTTTTTCAAAGGCAAAGTGAACGTGACAAACTGTTAGATTCTTAATGTTTAATACACTACCATTTCGTGAGTCATGATGAGAGTGAAAACTCTATCTATAAGGGACTTTATTTGGAAACATTAAATTTAATCGCGAATCAAAATGAGGTTGCTAGTAAGGTTCTATTAAAAGCACCCAAGAATCGTAAGTTGGTGTCTCCTAAAATTCAGAAAGAAATAGCTAATTGTTTTGCAAAAGAGATACTAAAATCTATATTTGAAGAAATTGGTCAAGATGTGTTTTCCTTGTTGGTTGACGAGTCTAGTGACATATCTAAAAAGGAGCAAATGGCCGTGGTTTTAAGATATGTTGATGCACGAGGACTGGTTCAGGAGAGATTTGTTGGCGCTTAAAGCTGCCATCGATAACTTTTTTGCTGAACATAATGTGAGTTTGAAACAGGTATGGAATCTTTATTTACTTACATGtgtttaatctacacttgtatgtTTATTACTTTATTAGTTATGAGTTTCTTGAATTAATAATAGTTAAGAGGCCAAGGTTATGATGGAGCAAGTAATATGCGTGGAGAGTTCAATGGATTGAAAGCTTTGATTTTAAAAGATAACAACTCAGTATATTATATACATTGTTTCGCTCACCAGCTTCAGTTAGTGGTTGTGGCAATAGCAAAACACCATGAGGGTGTCAGGAACTTCTTTGATATGCTAGGTGTGATCGTTAATGTTGTTTGTGCATCTTGTAAACTGAAAGATATGATTCGAGAAAGTTACAAGAATAGAATACAAAAACAAATTGGGAAGGGTGAAATTGAAACAGGGTCAGGGCTTCACCAAGAGCTCTCTCTTATACGAGCAGGTGATACATGGTGGGGATCTCATCACAAAACAATATTAGGTTTGATTTCTTTGTTTCCGGAAGTTGTGGAGGTGCTTGAGTATGTGAAAGAAGATGGTAACAATCCTTTAAACCGACGTCAAGTTAAGATATTGTGGAAGCGGTTTCATTGGTGAATGGAACAACAAGTTCATTGCAAAAGTTAAGAGAAGATGGGTTTGGTGAAATATTGGAGCGTGCCTATTGCTTTTGTGAAAAACATAAGCTTGAACGTGTGAATATGGATGAAGTTTATATTACATCAAGAAACCGAAAGACCAACATGACCAATCGCCATTATTTCGAATTTGATATCTTCAATACTGTTTTGGATATGCAAATTCAAGAATTTGGTGATCGTTTTGGTGAGGTAAGCACTGAATTACTTTCTAATATTTCCGCTTTGAGCCCGCGTGATTCGTTTTCGATGTTTGATAAGAAAAAGTTGATGAATTTGAGTAAGATGTACCCTTGTGATTTTACTCATACGGACAGGGAAAAACTTGATGGTGAACTTGATGTATATTATGATATTATACGATGTGATGAGAAATTTGCTAGTTTGAATGGGATCACCGACTTTTCTAGATTAATGGTGGAAACTGGAAAACATATTTCATATCGTTATGTTTATCGATTGCTAAAGCTAGCTTTAGTTTTGCCTGTTGCAACTGCAACTGTTGAGAGATGTTTTTCTGCAATGAAGCTCGTGAAATCCGAATTACGAAATCGAATGGGTGATGATTTTTTGAACGACTGTCTAATTGGTGCCATAGAAAAAGAAGCACTTTTTAATACAAAAGATGAATCCGTAATGAAACGCTTTCAAAAGATGGAAGATCGAAGAGGACAGTTGAACTAGCTAGGAGGCTACTTGTTATCTTTTGTATTAACCCTAGTGTTAATATGGTTATTTTGACCCTTCCTACTTGTTTTTGCTCTATGTATTTTGAACTCGTCTTCAACGTATATTTTGTTGTACATAACCTTAGTTATATTGTTAATAAAGTTATAGTTTAtggcttattttttttttttttactattatgtGCACCCAGTGTGTATGAATCCTAGATCCGCCACTGGCTCTTATATATGATATAAGTGTTAGTTGGCCATACTCTTACATATCAAGATTAACATAAGTGTTACACTTCGGATTGCAATCCAAAAACGGTTGCAAGTTAACAGTATACACTATATACATAATGTTTTTTAATTCTCATAGCCATATGATCACCTTCTAATCTCATAAGTATTACCACTTCTAATCTCATAACCATATGATCACCTAAAGTGCTAGAACCTATGAAATCCTactgagcaaaaaaaaaaaaaaaaattaatacttagaattgttattgttactatacAATAATTCAATTTAACTAAagtatgaaacaacccaacccgtattccatacgataaatttttttttaatacacatttacgcgccaattaaatatgtaaaccattctacaagttccatttaaatgtacatcaatttaaatgtttacaaaaggcacgaaggccattaattaaattttatacaagtttgacccactacaatgatagtttataatccaaacgacactcgagcacggtttggggctaaactacccaaaacgttaggccaacttcaaaaagctaacaccaaaagcaccccctatcaacataaacgggagacaactaatccaaccgtatgcccttacccttgtccaagccggaacctataaaatgataaacaacgagagggtaagcaatgcttagtgagtgcaacaattatacatacatatatataacctatccatttgcaatcacaataccaaatacctcatacgaacttttaactcaaatagcatgtcaacatacccgtaacactaacaagtcatacattatcacaccacttcgttagcatatactcaactcaatatatatatatatatatatatatatatatatatatatatatatatatatatatatatatatatatatatatatatatatatatatatatatatatatatatatatataatatgctaaacaaaacaacaatctcaatatggttaaccaatatcgctatggtgctaccggctcgtggttcacaccatacgcttttgagtcatactcatttatagtgctaccggctcgtggttcacactcgatgctaccggctcgtggttcacatcttagtttatagtgctaccggctcgtggttcacactcgatgccaccggctcgtggttcacatcctaacccacacatgttatggcactaccggctcagtggttcataccataacattcacaaataaatacgctatatacacatacgtataattactccactcaccttgtcatAAGGATGATGATTtatgtaaagacctcgaccttatcctcccaaacaaagtcttcaacatttggtcccattgcgatgatcgactccaagtaatgtccttaacatgagcaaatgcacagcggaagacttaatttgtacctgagaataacatgctttaaaaagtcaacataatgttggtgagatatataggtttgatagtagcagcgttataactatggaccacaagatttcatgtttatgcataatacactcctcgtgtatagaaaagcagttgagcacttggtaaccatacttaactaaaagtcatcgcagcatattcttaaataaaccctacaccgtaccaagtgtagtaacgagaacgaagtactgtgcaaccgttaaatgctggtcgtccagcccggttggggatgtcagcccgatagatctatattaatataaatgatatttttaatataaatgataacttATAACAATAAGGGTAGTTTTTATGATAAGGacactattattaattttaataaaaataataataataataataataataataataataataatgataataataataataataataataataatgatgatgataataataaaaatatataaaaagtttatACCCCTTTAAGTGATTCTGTAAAAAGATTTGCACGCGatggggctcgaacccacgaccccttGATCACCCGTTAGCACCTTAACCAGCTGAGCTAATGCTCAATCTCAGACTAAACCCACATAGGAAAATTTATAAGCTCGTATTTAATTAATCTTCATCTCTTCCAACATACACAATCGAATCCAACTCAGACCCCAATCAATAACAGATGAACAAAAAGTGTTTTGAATTCATAAATAAAACAGAAGTGTCTACTActgatttcccgatgtattttcaacAGAATAAAAAGAAGATTTCGCTGTAACAGAAACGTTTATACAATATAAACCCAAATTCTATTTCGAAATTCAAATGTGTTTTAGCCAAAGTTTAAAACATGAAAAAGATCATAAATCGTTCCTAAAAACTTTCTCCATTATTAATTTAACTGGAAATAACCTCTAAATTTCGAATTCGAATTTAAAAGGACCGATTGACTTTTTATTTTCAAACTTTGTCTCCATAATTCAAGATCGATAGAAGGATTTAGGATGTGAGGTTTTACAGAAAGATTAACTAGATGAGTACTATCCTAATTGCATTTACAAATTTTGGTAAATCGTTCGATTCATAGTTTTTGTCAAAGAGGCTGGAAACAGGGACAGACGGCTTcccttttgtttttttgttttttttacaaTTAGCAGAAAAACAGATAATTACCTCATACGATTGATCGGTATAGCTAGCAATATATAAACGATAAGTTTTGTTTTGTAGTAGAAAAGCATCGACCTAAAATCACAGGCAAACAGAAATAAAGCAGGAGCTGATAAtaacagatatatatatttattaaatcacGCGTTTTTGTATATATAAACCGAATAtccataattaattaatattaataaaattataatgaaTTGTATTGTATATAATCTATTGTAtctgattttataaaaattatataatctgattttatatataatctattgtatctattttatgtataatctattttattaattaagtatattaataaatattatataaacaaaaatcataaataataataataaaaacaactaaaataataattaatatttacaaataatattattaaatgatattaataatgaataataataaaaatatttagatgatgagtttaatgataataataataataataatttataaagttttataacaataatattataatataacaatattaactattaattataatgatactaataatattagcaatattattatgctaataatttatatatatcaaattcgtatctttataatattattaccaatattagtattaatactgaAAGTAACAACAATACAATTttatttgtaattacatttaatatattaaccttatattttgttaaatatataatacttatCTTACACAATAAcacaattaaataattaatattcatatatttatatgtatatattaatttcgTACAAATGTCACCTatcttacacataattgttcatgaatcatcgggcatggtcaaagggtaactgattatccgaaaatagattttagactttctagactcaatattacagattttgcttatcgtgtcgaaaccatataaagattaaggtttaaatttggtcggaaatttccaggtcgttacagtacccacccgttaaagaaattttgtccccgaaatttggtgaaggttgtcataaataacaataggaatgtgtTCATGAcatatatgaggtaataatgaagtttgatagatatagataaaacgtttcgatcatgtgaagcgtacgagtgaagctatcacaaaagagtgaaatgagtagtatGGAATCGTTTTGACCAATGTCGTAttcatgattgatttccggattttaagggagttatggaaaatcttacgtaataagattaggTTCTTCGACGATCTTtaatttaatgcggcaaatctgttttgatttctttgtcggatatttcactataaaactacctccttcgtttccttatttccatatcccacatcttctactctttcgcCTTATCCCTTCCTTAagtcattcgtcaatatgcttcatccgattctaattcttgatatactcttaattttcacattcgtcattcttctatttcatctaccaccggagaattttatttacttctactattatcttggggtaatagtgtttttaatcttcccgtgcctttacgtggcaatacgttttgatatgcacggtttgtagtttcagggttgttgttaggttttatatctttccttatatttcgatgttcctactcctgtcttctataatcattgtcatccacagttaatgttctctcttatttgctgcggttCATGCTTCTATtctgttttggagctccatttttttcgtttcctcttcccgtcctcgagtcaagctaataatgatccggaattcgtaggcatgaaatttggaatgaacatagctaatgctcttagaaagaaatggtaatagcacgagtttgatttgtcaatttaccagaataccctggaaaagatagaactatcaaggtgatatgttcctaatatgtttggagattagatagaatgtaagagccgtgtaacatggcacatgatgatggtactgtaaatcatcacattccattaggaattcaacatgacttactgtaatataatgaagttgatcaagtttcatcatattatactaattcacgcatcagttcccaacactgcttcaaaacattcatattttaaacttgaagatttcagaatttagaaactaacacagtttcttttatgttgtaacgcagatattacggggagatagatgattgcagataggaatagttgtgaaaatatctttagaaatatggagaatatgtatagcggaaaatatgaagatatcttataatatctaagataagatgatgatgaataatatcatctgaaaaagtttagaataaggagtagggttcatactgacggtttcaacagacactgaatcatttgcattatttgaaggcaggttcattccttgtatttgttctttgtttccttcacggttagctcaatccattttttagcactaaattttctatcgagcgttcctaacattcccttctttatcatcaaacttttggccatttaggccatctaaaattttactgtttcctctgcatttaatgcagtcatatctgaatcgtcgattatcaatccgaggtgtttttgggcgaattgtgtttttagatgattaaatgctgatgataacatggcggagtatgaaaggttccccagtaacgatgaggaaaaccaatcgtatatatcaaagttataataagacttattcgaatgaaaggtcgaagttgttctgctgaagctgtgacaaaattggctactttgaaaaggaatcgtaaggttgtttttgctaataaatgctaaagaattcgtcgcggtacgtgttaaactatgactttgggttcaagagtttttcatgtgtatagatcttttcttctgtagatgaagtgcggtcggttcaacttctcgattgaggtattttcaagaatcctgataggtttgtacgcggattgtaaacgtcgagatacaaatgaggtttaggatgaaatcaagtggcaaacttgaagaattgtttagtttcatatgttataatcaatattttaattcattttaattgtccaaagttagcagtccaatagtccagttgtccactagtccaatatattcatatataatttaatatataatattcgaattaattaatacgtatcgtgacccgtgtaccggtcttagtattgatcacaactcaaaccatatatatattttgaaatcaacctcaaccctgtatagccaactccaacattcacatatagagtgtctatggttgttccgaaatatatatatagatgggtcgatatgataggtcgaaaccttgtatacgtgtcccgttatttaaagggcgtaaaataaataacagaacttaaatgacaataaattaaattgcgataaaatgtaatacggaattaacagttagctaggaacagttaactaggaacagttagcgtggattcctaacagaatttctcataattaatttgtttgtttctaacactttttattttgtccaatgttttcttcattatgccacttgttggattctgatagataaaaatccaaatatgaaatttgaataaaaatggttattcggtggtgaacagatacgaatatcggtggttgtaagtagaatagcaaatgaccgttgaatcagattcgaagaatatacactgtaacttattaatgtgagatctaaacattcctcgggtactacctacccgttaaaatattttcatcattaacagtttgtacgaaagaatttttaattacaatctttatgaaaatatacttgtatatatattttcttcagatgtaatcatggatctaatgagtcaataagatattaaatttttttttttttttttgatttatcgttaatacttgattacatgatctctaaaacattaaagattacataattaccatgtcgaacgaagataaatgagatagaacgataagtaaagcgaagataatcgatatagaatgatatgtaaaacgaagatcatactc from Rutidosis leptorrhynchoides isolate AG116_Rl617_1_P2 chromosome 9, CSIRO_AGI_Rlap_v1, whole genome shotgun sequence harbors:
- the LOC139869299 gene encoding uncharacterized protein, producing MLMHEDWFRRDLLALKAAIDNFFAEHNVSLKQLRGQGYDGASNMRGEFNGLKALILKDNNSVYYIHCFAHQLQLVVVAIAKHHEGVRNFFDMLGVIVNVVCASCKLKDMIRESYKNRIQKQIGKGEIETGSGLHQELSLIRAGDTWWGSHHKTILGLISLFPEVVEVLEYVKEDGNNPLNRRQVKILWKRFHW
- the LOC139869298 gene encoding uncharacterized protein, with the translated sequence MKRYFKRNISSVDGETSSQYISQPSLAPSMPIKIDIIDLPSEPANRKRILDYDPNQREEIKRLYWQRGPCQPGGHLFPQKVIGSKERCFVFTWFKEYHWLEYSVKADKVYCLCCYLFRDIVGNQGGSETFVSSGFSIWSKKKRFDTHVGDITSFHHRALQKCEDLMKPKQSIAYVFQRQSERDKLLDS
- the LOC139869300 gene encoding uncharacterized protein, which encodes MDEVYITSRNRKTNMTNRHYFEFDIFNTVLDMQIQEFGDRFGEVSTELLSNISALSPRDSFSMFDKKKLMNLSKMYPCDFTHTDREKLDGELDVYYDIIRCDEKFASLNGITDFSRLMVETGKHISYRYVYRLLKLALVLPVATATVERCFSAMKLVKSELRNRMGDDFLNDCLIGAIEKEALFNTKDESVMKRFQKMEDRRGQLN